In Caretta caretta isolate rCarCar2 chromosome 4, rCarCar1.hap1, whole genome shotgun sequence, one genomic interval encodes:
- the TLX2 gene encoding T-cell leukemia homeobox protein 2, producing MEPSGLEQEGPGQTHPHHEPISFGIDQILSSPEQGSCLGPARPAGELDYALYGSGCSGAYNPACSLGSYSLSRSMNVAARAAPGGPAGGVIRVPAHRPLPPAPGAPAAPPQPGVPGLSSLTFPWMESSRRLAKDRLSAALSPFTVTRRIGHPYQNRTPPKRKKPRTSFSRVQICELEKRFHRQKYLASAERATLAKALKMTDAQVKTWFQNRRTKWRRQTAEEREAERQQANRLMLHLQQEAFQKSLSQPLPQDPLCMHNSSLCALQNLQPWAEDKKVTSVSGVASVV from the exons ATGGAGCCctcggggctggagcaggagggccCGGGCCAGACCCACCCGCACCACGAGCCCATCAGCTTCGGCATCGACCAGATCCTGAGCAGCCCGGAGCAGGGCAGCTGCTTGGGGCCGGCCCGCCCGGCGGGGGAGCTGGACTACGCGCTCTACGGGAGCGGCTGCAGCGGCGCCTACAACCCCGCCTGCTCGCTGGGCTCCTACAGCCTCAGCCGGAGCATGAACGTGGCCGCACGGGCCGCGCCGGGGGGCCCCGCGGGGGGGGTGATCCGGGTGCCGGCGCACAGACCTCTGCCCCCAGCGCCCGGGGCGCCCGCCGCGCCCCCGCAGCCGGGGGTCCCCGGCCTCTCCAGCCTCACCTTCCCCTGGATGGAGAGCAGCAGGCGGCTCGCCAAAGACCGGCTTTCAg CTGCCCTGTCCCCGTTCACGGTGACGCGGCGCATCGGGCACCCCTACCAGAACCGCACCCCCCCCAAGAGGAAGAAGCCGCGCACGTCCTTCAGCCGAGTGCAGATCTGTGAGCTGGAGAAGCGCTTCCACCGGCAGAAGTACCTGGCCTCGGCCGAGCGGGCCACCCTGGCCAAGGCCCTCAAGATGACGGACGCCCAGGTGAAGACCTGGTTCCAAAACCGCCGCACCAAATGGAG GAGGCAGACGGCGGAGGAGCGCGAGGCCGAGCGCCAGCAGGCCAACCGGCTGATGCTGCACCTGCAGCAGGAGGCCTTCCAGAAGAGCCTGAGCCAGCCGCTGCCGCAGGACCCGCTCTGCATGCACAACTCCTCCCTCTGCGCCCTGCAGAACCTGCAGCCCTGGGCCGAGGACAAGAAGGTCACGTCCGTCTCAGGGGTGGCATCAGTGGTGTGA